The genomic interval TGGATGTGAAACACCGATTATTAGGAACCCAGGTAATTACGATCGGTACCGCCACCGAAACGCTCGCCCATCCCCGCGACATCTTTCGCGAAGTTTTGCGGCAGGGTGCCACCCGCATTATTGTGGCGCACAACCACCCCTCAGGCAGCGTAGAACCCAGCAACGAAGACATTAACCTGACCCGTCAGCTCCTGGCAGGTGCCAACTTTCTGGGCATTCCCCTGCTGGATCATCTGATTTTAGGCAATGGTGACTTTCTTAGCCTGCGCCAAACCACTGCCCTGTGGAATGAGTGCCCTCAAGAAGAATAGAATCCAGAATCTAGAACGCCGGTACAGAAACCGGGTTTCTGCTGTGAGATGCTCAAGTTTCGTTGCATATCCTCACCAGAAACCCGGTTTCTCGAAATACTGTCGATGCTCCAGGAGCCAGAGTCCAGGAGCCAGAATGGCTAGCAATTGGATCTGGGGACTGGAAAAAGGGCTTTCTCCGCCTTCTCCCTCACCTTCTGCCCTCTGCCTTTTTCTAACCAGGGCTAATCCATCTGTTTCATCCGTTTCCTATGCGTTGCTTGAGCTTTCGGACTTTGGATCGGGGCAGAATTCTTTTTGGCAAGTGGTTTTGGAATCGGTTGGCTTCTGCTTAAGAAGCGTTGCACAGATTTGCCGATCGCCAGATTAACCATTACAAGAATCAGCGAACCGCGAACCAGTAATTCAAACAGTACTTTCGTCGCCAAGTCTGAATAGCTGGAATAGCCATAGGAGTAGGATGCCGCCAATCCCTTCCAGCCGTAGTAAGGTGGGGGAGGAATCTGCTGCCCAAACAAAATGAAGCGATAGATAACCTGAAGATATTCACTTCGGAGCAGGAGGGCGATCGTCAGCACAGTGAGAACGATGATCCCCAACCACTTACCGTATTGCTTACGTTTCTGTAGCCCCCAAAACGTAAGTACTAGCATGAGCAAAAAAGTGTTTGCAGATAAAATCTCGATCGCCCCTTGCGGTGACCAGCAAACGGTAGCCGTCATTGGCAAAAAACATTCAAATAAATGCAGAATCGTTAAACCGATCCCAGGAATTAGCGTGAATAACACCAAAATTTGTGTTATCCACACACTTAAGGGACGTTTGACTTCACCATTCATCGCTCTCAAACCCGGTTGCTTGCTACGTCATCTTCTTCCTACGCACCAGGAGAACCCCCATCCGTGAGTAAACCCGATTCTCTGGAACCGATTTTGACCTGGTTTAAGCAGCAGGGCTGGCAACCATTGACCTTTTACGAAAGCGGCGTGGGAAGCCTATCTGGCAGGCAAAAGCGGCATGATTCAGGTGCCAACAGGTTCGGGCAAAACCTATGCAGCGGTAATGGGACCGATCGCAGCCATGCTGCAAACCCCTGCGAAAGGGCTTCAACTTCTCTACATCACTCCACTCAGGGCGCTTTCTCGCGATATCGAACAATCCATCCTGCGCCCGATTCAAGAGATGGGCTGGAATCTGCGGGTGGAATCTAGAACGGGAGACACCAGTTCTGCCCGCAAAACCCGGCAACTCAAAGCGATGCCAGATATCCTCATCACTACACCGGAATCCCTTTCTTTGATGCTGTCCTATGCAGGAACCCAGGCACTCTTCGGCTCCCTGCGATCGGTCATTCTGGATGAATGGCATGAATTACTCAGTTCAAAGCGTGGCACCCAGACAGAACTGTGTCTGTCCCATCTGCGGGGATTGCAACCCAATCTGCAAACCTGGGCAGTTTCGGCAACCTTAGGAAATGTGCAGGAAGCAGCCCAAACAGCCGTAGGACGGACTGCTGCACCAGTCGTTATCCAATCCAATCTGGAACGGAAAACCGTGATCCAGAGTATTCTGCCAGAATCGGTGGACACCTTCCCCTGGGGTGGGCACCTAGGACTGCGGATGTTTGAGGAACTGGTGGCAGCACTGGATATCGAGAAATCGACGCTGATTTTTACAAATACGCGGTTTCAGGCAGAACGGTGGTTTCAGGCATTGTCGTTTGCCCTACCAGAGTATACGGATCGGATTGCTCTGCATCATAGTTCGATCGACGTGAAAGAGCGGGAAGCGATCGAAGCTGGACTCAAAGCCGGACACATCAAATGGGTGGTCTGCACCTCATCGCTAGATTTAGGGGTAGATTTTCAACCTGTAGAGCGGGTGGTGCAAATTGGGAGTGCGAAAAATCTTGCCCGCCTGTTGCAGCGAGCCGGACGATCGGCTCACGTCCCCCAGGGCACCTCACAAGTCTTTTTCCTACCAACCAATGCCCTGGAATTGTTGGAGATCTCAGCATTTCGCAGCGGGTTAAAAGCGGGAGATATTGAAGCGCGGCATCCCCTCAACAAGCCCTATGATGTGCTAATTCAACACCTTGTTACATTGGCTTCTGGCGATGGCTTTAAGGCAAACGAAACCTTAGAAAACATTCGGAAGACGGTTTCCTATGCCAATCTAACCGATACCGAATTTGACTGGATATTGGAATTCATTACCCAGGGCGGCAAGAGTTTGAGCGCCTATCCCCGTTATCAAAAAGTGGGGTCAAACACTGGTGTTTATCAAGTATCCGATGCCCAAATCACTCGTATGCATCGCATGAGTATCGGCACAATTACTTCCAATCAAGCGGTTCAGATTCGATATATGAACCAGACCAGGATTGGAGCCGTAGAAGAAAGTTTTGTCTCCCGCATGAAGAAAGGCGATGTGTTCTTTTTTGCGGGGAAACAGCTCGAATTTTTTATGATGAAAGATATGGTAGTTTATGTTAAATCCACCAGTAAGAAATCTACCGTTATCCCAACCTGGGCAGGTGGAAATTTAGCCATTTCTGGCTCTTTAAGCACCCATTTAAGGAAAGAGATTGAGCGTTCCAGAAACCATACTGACCTGAATCTGGAACTCGATCGGATTCTTCCCATCCTGTCTGCCCAGGAACGAATTTCTCACCTTCCCACTGATGATGAACTCTTGATCGAATGTTGCAAAACCCGTGAAGGACAACATCTCTACGTCTTCCCCTTTGAAGGACGATTTGTGCATGAAGGATTGGGCTTTCTCTGGGGGTATCGATTTGCCCATCAAAAGAACGCAACGTTCACAATTTCGGTGAACGATTACGGGTTTGAAATTTTAGCCCCAAAAGGCTACCCCTTTAAAGAGCTTTTCTCTAACCAGTTTTTTGGTCTGGATTCCCTGATTGAAGATATCAAAGCCAGCCTAAATCTTTCTGAATTGATCGGTCGTAAATTTCGAGGAATTGCGCAGATTGCTGGCTTAGTATTTAAGGGTTATCCCACTGCCAAAAAGACCTCCAATCAACTCCAGATCAGTTCCTCCCTGATTTATGACGTGTTTACTAAATATGAGCCAGAAAATCTTTTATTGAAGCAGGCAGAAAACGAGGTATTAGCGGAACAATTGGAAGCGCATCGGCTAGCACTGACCCTCGATCGCCTCAGTAAGCTGAAAGTCATTTGGAAAGAAACGAAGCGCCCCTCACCTTTTGCCTTCCCCCTCCTGGTTGAACGGCTCAACTCCCGCATGTCCAATGAAAGTTTGCTGGAGCGGATCGAACGCATGAAACAACAGTGGGAAGGAAAATAGGGGAAGGCAGAAGGGAAGGATAAAGGATAAAGGATAAAGGATAAAGGATAAAGGATAAAGGATAGAAAAACAGAGAGCAGAGAGAAAGGATGAGGCAGGGGAACTGGGGGATAAAATCCCATCCTTTATCCCTTCCCCCTTCCCCCTTCCCCTTTCCCCCTTCTCCCTTCCCCCCTTCCCCTTCCCCTTACTGCACTTCGTACCGCCAGTTGATGGCACGCGGTTTAACTGAGGATTGAGGATTGGAGATATGAGCCGTATAAGTGTTACCGCGATATTGTAATGCTCTCAGATGGGGACCAGCGACGGAAATGGAGCGATCGGGAGTTGATTCAAAGTTGTAGGATTGACCGCGATAGGTGAGTTGCATCGGGATTACTCCTGAGTGTGTGGGACGGATGTAGCGTTGATGGTGAGGTTTACCAATTAGGATTATTTTTCTGGGGTATAGCTCAACCAGAAATTCAATCGACCCAGGAGCGCTTCCCTTTCCTCCAGCGAATTGCAGTAGCGAAGCTGGTAACGGATTTCTTGAATGACTACATTTCTTCCTTCGATTGGTGGGATACATGACCTGTTCCTCGTTTGTGTAGAGTTCTTGTCTACCGACAATTTATTTATACTCTTTTCAACGGTAACAGACGATACAGAAAAGTTAAGATATTTCCGGAACGTAACCGACTTAACTTTTCATACATTTTTATTGCAAGAAGAATTTATTAACTTCTGGCGCAGGGGGTTGTACCAAA from Kovacikia minuta CCNUW1 carries:
- a CDS encoding ligase-associated DNA damage response DEXH box helicase, translating into MIQVPTGSGKTYAAVMGPIAAMLQTPAKGLQLLYITPLRALSRDIEQSILRPIQEMGWNLRVESRTGDTSSARKTRQLKAMPDILITTPESLSLMLSYAGTQALFGSLRSVILDEWHELLSSKRGTQTELCLSHLRGLQPNLQTWAVSATLGNVQEAAQTAVGRTAAPVVIQSNLERKTVIQSILPESVDTFPWGGHLGLRMFEELVAALDIEKSTLIFTNTRFQAERWFQALSFALPEYTDRIALHHSSIDVKEREAIEAGLKAGHIKWVVCTSSLDLGVDFQPVERVVQIGSAKNLARLLQRAGRSAHVPQGTSQVFFLPTNALELLEISAFRSGLKAGDIEARHPLNKPYDVLIQHLVTLASGDGFKANETLENIRKTVSYANLTDTEFDWILEFITQGGKSLSAYPRYQKVGSNTGVYQVSDAQITRMHRMSIGTITSNQAVQIRYMNQTRIGAVEESFVSRMKKGDVFFFAGKQLEFFMMKDMVVYVKSTSKKSTVIPTWAGGNLAISGSLSTHLRKEIERSRNHTDLNLELDRILPILSAQERISHLPTDDELLIECCKTREGQHLYVFPFEGRFVHEGLGFLWGYRFAHQKNATFTISVNDYGFEILAPKGYPFKELFSNQFFGLDSLIEDIKASLNLSELIGRKFRGIAQIAGLVFKGYPTAKKTSNQLQISSSLIYDVFTKYEPENLLLKQAENEVLAEQLEAHRLALTLDRLSKLKVIWKETKRPSPFAFPLLVERLNSRMSNESLLERIERMKQQWEGK
- a CDS encoding DUF4278 domain-containing protein, which gives rise to MQLTYRGQSYNFESTPDRSISVAGPHLRALQYRGNTYTAHISNPQSSVKPRAINWRYEVQ